The Streptococcus mitis region TCTTGGTAAGGAAATGATCCAAAGCATCTTTGCAGTTCGCTTTGCCAACCTGATTTTCGAAAACGTTTGGAACAAGGACTTTATCGACAATGTTCAAATTACCTTTGCGGAGCGCTTGGGTGTAGAAGAGCGTGGTGGCTACTATGATGAATCTGGTGCCCTTCGTGATATGGTTCAAAACCATACACTCCAACTTCTTTCTCTCCTTGCTATGGACAAGCCAGCAAGCTTCACAAAAGACGAGATTCGTGCTGAAAAGATTAAGGTCTTTAAAAACCTCTATCATCCAACTGATGAAGAACTTAAAGAACACTTTATCCGTGGTCAATACCGCTCTGGTAAGATTGATGGCATGAAATATATCTCTTATCGTAGCGAGCCAAATGTAAATCCAGAATCAACAACAGAAACCTTTGCATCTGGTGCCTTCTTTGTAAACAGCGATCGCTTCCGTGGTGTTCCTTTCTTCTTCCGTACTGGTAAACGTCTGACTGAAAAAGGAACTCATGTCAATATCGTCTTTAAACAAATGGACTCTATCTTTGGTGAGCCACTTGCTCCAAATATTTTGACCATCTATATCCAACCAACAGAAGGCTTCTCGCTTAGCCTAAATGGGAAGCAAGTAGGAGAAGAATTCAACTTGGCTCCTAACTCACTTGATTACCGTACAGATGCGACTGCAACTGGTGCTTCTCCGGAACCATACGAGAAATTGATTTATGATGTCCTAAATAACAACTCAACTAACTTTAGTCACTGGGATGAAGTTGGTGCGTCATGGAAATTGATTGACCGTATCGAAGAGCTCTGGGCTGAAAATGGTGCCCCACTTCATGACTATAAAGCTGGAAGTATGGGACCTCAAGCCAGCTTTGACTTACTTGAAAAATTCGGTGCCAAATGGACTTGGCAACCAGATATTGCCTATCGTCAAGATGGTCGTTTAGAATAAAAAAATTTCCTGCAAGTTTATACCTTGCAGGATTTTTGTTTCTGATTAGATTAAGCCTTCCAAGAGACCCTTCATAAAGTTTTCTGAGTTAAACTCTCCAATATCATCGATTTTTTCACCAAAACCAATCAATTTTACAGGAATATTGAGTTCTTCACGGATGGCTAGAACCACACCACCTCGAGCAGTTCCATCAATCTTAGTCAAGACAATTCCAGTTAATGGTGTGATTTTCGAAAATTCTTTGGCCTGTACCAGGGCATTTTGACCTGTTGATGCATCAAGTGCCAAGAAGGTTTCATGCGGCGCTTCTGGCACAACACGTTTGATGATACGACCAATCTTTTCCAACTCAGCCATGAGGTTATCCTTATTTTGTAGACGACCAGCGGTGTCAATCATAAGAATATCGATACCTTCAGCTACAGCACGTTCCATTCCATCAAAGACTACACTGGCTGGGTCAGCTTTTTCAGGTCCAGTTACAACTGGAACGTCAACACGACGACCCCATTCAGCTAGCTGTGCAACTGCACCTGCACGGAAGGTATCTGCCGCAACTAGCATAACTTTTTTACCTGCTTGTTTGTAGCGGTGGGCTAGTTTCCCGATAGAAGTTGTTTTCCCGACACCATTAACACCGACAAAGAGCATGACTGTCAAGCCATCTTGGAAGTGGATACTTTCATCATAGTTGCCATCCTTTTCATAAAGCTCAACCAATTTCTCAATGATAACACGGCGAAGTGCGTCAGGTTTCTTGGCGTTTTCAAGCTTGGCTTCGTAGCGTAACTCCTCTGTTAAGTTAGAAGCGACTTGGACACCAACGTCACTCATGATCAGCAGTTCTTCCAGTTCCTCGAAAAATTCTTCGTCAACAGAACGGAAATTAGCAAAGAAGGCATTCAAGCGAGCTCCGAAACCTGTACGAGTTTTCTTAAGACTGCGGTCATATTTTTCCTGAACAGTTTCTTCTGCTTGAGGCCTTTCTGGTTCAAGAACTTCAGAATTATTTTCTTCTACAGTCTCTAGGAGCTCAGTATTCTCTTCTTCTGGGACTTCTTCTGAGTTTGGCAATTCTTCGACTTCTTCTTGAGAAACTTCTACAACTGATCCCGAATCAATACTTTCTTCAACTGTGTCTTGGATTTTATCTTCTTGGAGCTCAGCTTGTTCAACAATTTCAACTTCTGCATCTTCTTGAGGAAGTTCCTCAGCTTCTGTGAAGGCAGGCTCAACATCTTCAGACAAATCAAGATTTTCCAGAGCTTCTTTTACAACTTCTTCGATTTTAGGTTCTTCTTTTTTTCCGAATAGACGGTCAAATAATCCCATATCTTAGTTCTCCTTTAGCACATATTCTTCGATAGCCCAGGCGACAGCCTCTTCATCATTGGTCATTGGCGTCACTACATTTGCAACCGCCTTGACTTCAGGAACAGCGTTTTGCATGGCAACACCGAGCCCTGCCCATTCAATCATAGAAAGGTCATTGGCCTCGTCACCACAAGCCATAACTTGACTTTGATCGATTCCAAGATGGCTGATTAGTTTTGCTAAACCCGTTGCTTTATGAACATTCTTTGGTGACCACTCTAGCAACATTTCACGTGATTTAAAGATTTCATATTGGTCAAACAATTCTGGAGAAATCTTCTGAATGGCTGCATCCAAGGGTTCTTGAGCAAAGGCAGTCACGCACTTATTGTACGTCATTTGACTAGACAGATCTTCAAAGTCCACTGGAACAAAAGTCAAAGCTGGATTGAATTTGGCATAAAGACTTTCTTGGTCAGATTGAATTTGATAAACAGTTCCTTCTGAAATGGCATCAAGAGGCAGTGATAATTTCTCTGTTTCCTCACACAAGCGTGCCACATCATCATATGAAAAGACTGTCTTATCAAGGATTTCACCTGTATTTTTCTGAACCAAACCACCATTAAAAGTAATCGTATACTCATCTTCGTGGCCGTCAGTCCCTAGCTCATGGAGAAAGAAATCCATAGCTTTTAAAGGGCGACCAGTTGTCAATACGACCTTGATACCACGATCACGCGCAGCTTTCAAGGTTGCCTTGGTGCGATCCGTCAGCCTTTTATCAGTAGTCAGCAAGGTCCCATCCAAGTCCAATGCAATCAATTTTATATCTGCCATTATAAGCCCTCCATATAAGCTATAACCGACTGGTCCTTATGGTGACCAATCACAGTCTCTGCTAATTCTAAAATCTCTGGTCGTGCATTTTCAGGAGCCACAGGATGTCCCACAACCTGCATCATATGCAAGTCATTTAGATTGTCTCCAAAAGCCATAACCTGATCCATTGTGATACCAAGTTTTTTAGCCAATTCAACAATGGCCACTCCCTTATCGACATAGTCCAGAACAATATCAATGGATTCAAAGCCAGTTGTCATAGCCTTAACACCAGGAACATGTTCATTAACCCAAGCTTCCCCAGCTTCTAGCGTTTCTTCTGTGAAGTTGGTTGTAAATTTGAAAATGTCATCTGTAATATCTTCCAGAC contains the following coding sequences:
- the zwf gene encoding glucose-6-phosphate dehydrogenase — translated: MSSKVIVTIFGASGDLAKRKLYPSLFRLYKSGNLSEHFAVIGTARRPWSKEYFESVVVESILDLADSTEQAQEFASHFYYQSHDVNDTEHYIALRQLQAELNDKYQAEHNKFFFLSMAPQFFGTIAKHLKSENIVDGKGFERLIVEKPFGTDYATASKLNDELLATFDEEQIFRIDHYLGKEMIQSIFAVRFANLIFENVWNKDFIDNVQITFAERLGVEERGGYYDESGALRDMVQNHTLQLLSLLAMDKPASFTKDEIRAEKIKVFKNLYHPTDEELKEHFIRGQYRSGKIDGMKYISYRSEPNVNPESTTETFASGAFFVNSDRFRGVPFFFRTGKRLTEKGTHVNIVFKQMDSIFGEPLAPNILTIYIQPTEGFSLSLNGKQVGEEFNLAPNSLDYRTDATATGASPEPYEKLIYDVLNNNSTNFSHWDEVGASWKLIDRIEELWAENGAPLHDYKAGSMGPQASFDLLEKFGAKWTWQPDIAYRQDGRLE
- the ftsY gene encoding signal recognition particle-docking protein FtsY; this translates as MGLFDRLFGKKEEPKIEEVVKEALENLDLSEDVEPAFTEAEELPQEDAEVEIVEQAELQEDKIQDTVEESIDSGSVVEVSQEEVEELPNSEEVPEEENTELLETVEENNSEVLEPERPQAEETVQEKYDRSLKKTRTGFGARLNAFFANFRSVDEEFFEELEELLIMSDVGVQVASNLTEELRYEAKLENAKKPDALRRVIIEKLVELYEKDGNYDESIHFQDGLTVMLFVGVNGVGKTTSIGKLAHRYKQAGKKVMLVAADTFRAGAVAQLAEWGRRVDVPVVTGPEKADPASVVFDGMERAVAEGIDILMIDTAGRLQNKDNLMAELEKIGRIIKRVVPEAPHETFLALDASTGQNALVQAKEFSKITPLTGIVLTKIDGTARGGVVLAIREELNIPVKLIGFGEKIDDIGEFNSENFMKGLLEGLI
- a CDS encoding Cof-type HAD-IIB family hydrolase, which produces MADIKLIALDLDGTLLTTDKRLTDRTKATLKAARDRGIKVVLTTGRPLKAMDFFLHELGTDGHEDEYTITFNGGLVQKNTGEILDKTVFSYDDVARLCEETEKLSLPLDAISEGTVYQIQSDQESLYAKFNPALTFVPVDFEDLSSQMTYNKCVTAFAQEPLDAAIQKISPELFDQYEIFKSREMLLEWSPKNVHKATGLAKLISHLGIDQSQVMACGDEANDLSMIEWAGLGVAMQNAVPEVKAVANVVTPMTNDEEAVAWAIEEYVLKEN